In one Lottiidibacillus patelloidae genomic region, the following are encoded:
- the cwlD gene encoding N-acetylmuramoyl-L-alanine amidase CwlD translates to MRKWIKVAIVSLSVVLLFLLIKNQFLSDFSWSTWNTPLSGKVIILDPGHGGPDGGATSKAGVQEKDIALEICLALRDYLQEAGALVIMTREKDTDLADEGTGRLRHRKNQDLRKRVEVINETGADLYISIHLNAIPSEKWRGAQTFFNPSIEENEILSKFIQHEIRRNLENTNRSAKPISGVYLVSRAKIPGALVEVGFLSNHHESELLKTAQYQRKIAASIYQGILRYSTDEKVPSD, encoded by the coding sequence GTGAGGAAATGGATAAAAGTTGCCATTGTTAGTTTATCGGTTGTACTTTTATTTCTATTAATAAAGAATCAGTTTTTAAGTGACTTTTCTTGGTCTACTTGGAATACACCTCTTTCTGGAAAAGTTATTATTTTAGATCCAGGACACGGAGGGCCCGATGGTGGGGCAACTAGTAAAGCGGGTGTGCAAGAAAAAGATATTGCACTAGAAATTTGCCTTGCATTACGAGATTACTTACAAGAAGCTGGTGCACTAGTTATTATGACGAGAGAAAAGGACACAGATTTAGCTGATGAAGGAACGGGAAGATTACGGCATCGAAAAAATCAAGACTTACGAAAACGAGTAGAAGTAATAAATGAAACAGGCGCAGACTTATATATAAGTATTCATTTAAATGCAATTCCTTCTGAAAAGTGGAGAGGGGCGCAAACATTTTTTAATCCTAGTATTGAAGAAAATGAAATATTATCAAAGTTTATTCAACATGAAATAAGACGCAACTTAGAAAATACAAACAGATCTGCTAAACCGATTAGTGGCGTCTACTTAGTTTCAAGAGCGAAAATTCCAGGAGCATTAGTAGAAGTAGGCTTCTTATCAAACCACCATGAAAGTGAATTGTTAAAGACGGCACAATATCAAAGAAAAATTGCCGCCTCCATTTATCAAGGTATACTAAGATATAGTACAGATGAAAAAGTACCCTCGGACTAA